One Oryza brachyantha chromosome 3, ObraRS2, whole genome shotgun sequence DNA segment encodes these proteins:
- the LOC102706174 gene encoding protein VAC14 homolog isoform X2: MAADALSIIPGAVLRNLSDKLYEKRKNAALEIEGIVKQLATAGEHDKISAVIALLTNDFTMSPQANHRKGGLIGLAAVTVGLTSEAAQHLEQIVPPVLTSFLDQDSRVRYYACEALYNIAKVVRGDFIIYFNKIFDALCKLSADSDANVQSAAHLLDRLVKDIVTESDQFSIEEFIPLLRERMNVLNPYVRQFLVGWITVLDSVPDIDMLGFLPDFLDGLFNMLSDSSHEIRQQADAALSEFLQEIKNSPNVDYGRMAEILVRRAGSSDEFTRLTSITWINEFVKLGGEQLVPYYADILGAILPCISDQEEKIRVVARETNEELRAIKADPTEGFDIGAILSIAKRELNSEHEATRIEALHWFSTLLVRYRAEFLAYLNDIFDPLLNALSDPSDAVVLLVLGVHARIAEEPHHFHHLVSYLIHTFHNNHVLLEKRGALIVRQLCVLLGAEKVYRKFSTILQSEIDLEFASTMVQALNLILLTSAELAELRSLLKKALVDSCGKDLFQSLYDAWCHSPMATISLCLLSQAYNHAISVIQSLGEEDINVKFLVQLDKLIRLLETPVFAYLRLQLLEPGKHTWLLKTLYGLLMLLPQQSAAFKILRTRLKTVPFSENIKRTSSANPYSQILQVTEDGNRNQDTQNYNAINFPSRLHQFESMQQQHRVHLKNQLQSRKSASAVALSQEIQRFEEAHSSSTSEISRPPSRTSRGIS, from the exons ATGGCCGCCGACGCGCTCTCCATCATCCCGGGCGCCGTGCTGCGCAACCTCTCCGACAAGCTCTATGAGAAGCGGAAGAACGCCGCGCTCGAG ATTGAGGGGATCGTGAAGCagctggcgacggcgggggAGCACGACAAGATATCAGCAGTGATCGCTCTGCTCACCAACGATTTCACCATGTCGCCCCAAGCGAACCACCGGAAG GGTGGATTGATTGGTCTTGCGGCAGTTACTGTTGGGCTTACCAGTGAGGCTGCTCAGCATTTGGAG CAAATTGTGCCTCCTGTGCTTACCTCCTTCCTGGACCAAGACAGTAGAGTTCGCTACTATGCGTGTGAAGCACTATACAACATAGCAAAG GTGGTAAGAGGGGATTTCATCATCTACTTCAACAAGATTTTCGATGCATTATGCAAGCTTTCTGCAGACTCTGATGCTAATGTGCAGAGTGCTGCCCATCTTCTTGACAGGCTTGTGAAG GATATAGTAACTGAGAGTGATCAGTTCAG CATAGAAGAATTTATACCACTTTTGAGGGAGCGCATGAATGTGTTGAATCCTTATGTGAGGCAATTTTTGGTGGGGTGGATAACAGTGTTAGACAGCGTGCCTGATATTGACATGCTTGGTTTCCTTCCTGATTTTCTTGATG GTCTATTTAATATGCTGAGTGATTCTAGCCATGAGATTAGGCAGCAAGCAGATGCAGCACTTTCCGAGTTTCTGCAGGAAATTAAAAACTCACCA aatgtaGATTATGGTCGTATGGCTGAAATACTTGTTCGGAGAGCTGGTTCTTCTGATGAATTCACTCGGTTGACGTCTATCACatgg ATTAACGAGTTTGTCAAGCTTGGTGGGGAACAACTTGTTCCTTACTATGCAGATATTTTGGGAGCCATCTTGCCATGTATTTCTGATCAAGAGGAGAAGATCAGAGTG GTTGCACGTGAAACTAATGAGGAACTTCGTGCTATAAAAGCCGATCCAACTGAAGGATTTGACATTGGAGCCATTCTCTCAATTGCAAAGAG GGAATTGAATAGTGAACACGAGGCTACTCGGATTGAGGCATTGCACTGGTTTTCCACTCTCTTAGTTCGATATCGTGCCGAG TTCTTGGCATATCTGAATGATATCTTTGATCCACTCCTAAATGCACTCTCTGATCCTTCAGATGCG GTTGTTCTATTAGTGTTGGGAGTTCATGCGCGCATAGCTGAAGAGCCTCATCACTTTCATCATCTTGTATCCTACTTAATCCACACTTTTCACAACAATCATGTTCTACTGGAGAA ACGTGGTGCATTGATAGTTCGTCAACTTTGCGTTCTTTTGGGTGCTGAAAAGGTTTATCGGAAGTTCTCTACTATTCTTCAGAGCGAAATTGACCTTGAATTTGCATCCACCATGGTTCAG GCCttgaatttgattttgctCACATCAGCCGAACTTGCTGAGCTGCGTTCTCTTCTTAAGAAAGCATTGGTAGATTCTTGTGGAAAGGACTTATTTCAATCTTTATATGACGCTTGGTGCCACTCTCCGATGGCTACAATTAGTTTGTGCCTACTTTCCCAG GCATACAATCATGCAATTTCTGTTATCCAGTCTTTGGGAGAAGAAGACATAAATGTGAAGTTTCTGGTGCAACTAGACAAATTAATCCGTCTTTTAGAGACTCCAGTATTTGCTTACTTACGTTTACAG CTTCTTGAGCCTGGAAAGCACACTTGGCTCCTCAAAACACTTTATGGGCTCCTGATGCTACTACCTCAG CAAAGTGCAGCCTTTAAGATCTTGAGAACTCGACTGAAGACTGTGCCTTTCAGTGAAAATATCAAACGCACATCTTCAGCAAATCCATACTCTCAGATTCTACAAGTGACAGAAGATGGCAATCGAAATCAAGATACTCAGAATTACAATGCAATAAATTTCCCATCCCGGCTCCACCAGTTTGAgagcatgcagcagcagcacagagTCCATCTGAAGAATCAACTGCAATCCCGAAAATCTGCTTCAGCTGTAGCATTATCGCAG GAAATTCAAAGATTCGAAGAAGCACATTCTTCCTCAACATCAGAGATTAGCAGGCCCCCTTCGAGAACATCCAGAGGCATTTCATAA
- the LOC102706174 gene encoding protein VAC14 homolog isoform X1, translated as MAADALSIIPGAVLRNLSDKLYEKRKNAALEIEGIVKQLATAGEHDKISAVIALLTNDFTMSPQANHRKQGGLIGLAAVTVGLTSEAAQHLEQIVPPVLTSFLDQDSRVRYYACEALYNIAKVVRGDFIIYFNKIFDALCKLSADSDANVQSAAHLLDRLVKDIVTESDQFSIEEFIPLLRERMNVLNPYVRQFLVGWITVLDSVPDIDMLGFLPDFLDGLFNMLSDSSHEIRQQADAALSEFLQEIKNSPNVDYGRMAEILVRRAGSSDEFTRLTSITWINEFVKLGGEQLVPYYADILGAILPCISDQEEKIRVVARETNEELRAIKADPTEGFDIGAILSIAKRELNSEHEATRIEALHWFSTLLVRYRAEFLAYLNDIFDPLLNALSDPSDAVVLLVLGVHARIAEEPHHFHHLVSYLIHTFHNNHVLLEKRGALIVRQLCVLLGAEKVYRKFSTILQSEIDLEFASTMVQALNLILLTSAELAELRSLLKKALVDSCGKDLFQSLYDAWCHSPMATISLCLLSQAYNHAISVIQSLGEEDINVKFLVQLDKLIRLLETPVFAYLRLQLLEPGKHTWLLKTLYGLLMLLPQQSAAFKILRTRLKTVPFSENIKRTSSANPYSQILQVTEDGNRNQDTQNYNAINFPSRLHQFESMQQQHRVHLKNQLQSRKSASAVALSQEIQRFEEAHSSSTSEISRPPSRTSRGIS; from the exons ATGGCCGCCGACGCGCTCTCCATCATCCCGGGCGCCGTGCTGCGCAACCTCTCCGACAAGCTCTATGAGAAGCGGAAGAACGCCGCGCTCGAG ATTGAGGGGATCGTGAAGCagctggcgacggcgggggAGCACGACAAGATATCAGCAGTGATCGCTCTGCTCACCAACGATTTCACCATGTCGCCCCAAGCGAACCACCGGAAG CAGGGTGGATTGATTGGTCTTGCGGCAGTTACTGTTGGGCTTACCAGTGAGGCTGCTCAGCATTTGGAG CAAATTGTGCCTCCTGTGCTTACCTCCTTCCTGGACCAAGACAGTAGAGTTCGCTACTATGCGTGTGAAGCACTATACAACATAGCAAAG GTGGTAAGAGGGGATTTCATCATCTACTTCAACAAGATTTTCGATGCATTATGCAAGCTTTCTGCAGACTCTGATGCTAATGTGCAGAGTGCTGCCCATCTTCTTGACAGGCTTGTGAAG GATATAGTAACTGAGAGTGATCAGTTCAG CATAGAAGAATTTATACCACTTTTGAGGGAGCGCATGAATGTGTTGAATCCTTATGTGAGGCAATTTTTGGTGGGGTGGATAACAGTGTTAGACAGCGTGCCTGATATTGACATGCTTGGTTTCCTTCCTGATTTTCTTGATG GTCTATTTAATATGCTGAGTGATTCTAGCCATGAGATTAGGCAGCAAGCAGATGCAGCACTTTCCGAGTTTCTGCAGGAAATTAAAAACTCACCA aatgtaGATTATGGTCGTATGGCTGAAATACTTGTTCGGAGAGCTGGTTCTTCTGATGAATTCACTCGGTTGACGTCTATCACatgg ATTAACGAGTTTGTCAAGCTTGGTGGGGAACAACTTGTTCCTTACTATGCAGATATTTTGGGAGCCATCTTGCCATGTATTTCTGATCAAGAGGAGAAGATCAGAGTG GTTGCACGTGAAACTAATGAGGAACTTCGTGCTATAAAAGCCGATCCAACTGAAGGATTTGACATTGGAGCCATTCTCTCAATTGCAAAGAG GGAATTGAATAGTGAACACGAGGCTACTCGGATTGAGGCATTGCACTGGTTTTCCACTCTCTTAGTTCGATATCGTGCCGAG TTCTTGGCATATCTGAATGATATCTTTGATCCACTCCTAAATGCACTCTCTGATCCTTCAGATGCG GTTGTTCTATTAGTGTTGGGAGTTCATGCGCGCATAGCTGAAGAGCCTCATCACTTTCATCATCTTGTATCCTACTTAATCCACACTTTTCACAACAATCATGTTCTACTGGAGAA ACGTGGTGCATTGATAGTTCGTCAACTTTGCGTTCTTTTGGGTGCTGAAAAGGTTTATCGGAAGTTCTCTACTATTCTTCAGAGCGAAATTGACCTTGAATTTGCATCCACCATGGTTCAG GCCttgaatttgattttgctCACATCAGCCGAACTTGCTGAGCTGCGTTCTCTTCTTAAGAAAGCATTGGTAGATTCTTGTGGAAAGGACTTATTTCAATCTTTATATGACGCTTGGTGCCACTCTCCGATGGCTACAATTAGTTTGTGCCTACTTTCCCAG GCATACAATCATGCAATTTCTGTTATCCAGTCTTTGGGAGAAGAAGACATAAATGTGAAGTTTCTGGTGCAACTAGACAAATTAATCCGTCTTTTAGAGACTCCAGTATTTGCTTACTTACGTTTACAG CTTCTTGAGCCTGGAAAGCACACTTGGCTCCTCAAAACACTTTATGGGCTCCTGATGCTACTACCTCAG CAAAGTGCAGCCTTTAAGATCTTGAGAACTCGACTGAAGACTGTGCCTTTCAGTGAAAATATCAAACGCACATCTTCAGCAAATCCATACTCTCAGATTCTACAAGTGACAGAAGATGGCAATCGAAATCAAGATACTCAGAATTACAATGCAATAAATTTCCCATCCCGGCTCCACCAGTTTGAgagcatgcagcagcagcacagagTCCATCTGAAGAATCAACTGCAATCCCGAAAATCTGCTTCAGCTGTAGCATTATCGCAG GAAATTCAAAGATTCGAAGAAGCACATTCTTCCTCAACATCAGAGATTAGCAGGCCCCCTTCGAGAACATCCAGAGGCATTTCATAA